The DNA segment aatatTAACGCTAACTTATGACTTGCATGCCTCGCTGTTACAGTGAAGTTCTTTAAACCTAAATGTATTGAGCAACCCCCATCTGTGCGCTAGCAACTGCTCTCAGCCGGAATGACCCACAGCGACAGTTTTATCTTGCAGTCTCGATCTAATGTTTTGTGCATCTTAGATTGCGCCCTCCCCCAGCTGACCGGTTCCTGCACGCTGGCAATGTTGGCACATACATCACAGGAACCATATCCTTACTACTCGCTCGTGCGTTATCAAGATTTCTGACCCATTTCTGCTTTGCCTTCTTTGCGCGCCTGCTGGCTGGGGCAAGCTGGTGGCTAACGTTTTTGCTGTATCCTTTTTTCCCGCAGCCATTCACCACACATAATCGTGATGTTTTTACTACTGAGTTATTTTCCAGTTTCAGTCCTTCTTTGAACGTATCACATATATCTACACTGTGGTATCGcttaaacaataatttaacACAAACGAAAGGGTCACATACAAAAACTTGGTCATAACGAGTTCCATTATATCCTATTTTAGCactattctccctgatccgcCTGTCCCAGGCCGTGCTGTCGGCGAAACCTACAATCGTTTTcaactttacacacacacacacatccagagaaaatgtatatgtgtgtgtagtgcgTAATTAAAAACACTTACATTCCCACGGCCAGTATCCAGCTGTGCGCGCCGTGTGCGAGGGAACCTTTCCACCTACCTCCCCCCTAAAAAGCGTCCATATTGAAGTTGGACACCTTCAGGTGTTGCATGATGTTGCGCGCCTCAAAGTACCCGGTGTCCTGCGGATCGTCCGGATTGGGAATGAACGGTGGTTCCAGCTGGCTCATGTTTTTCCAATCGATGCAGGCGAAAAACGGCATCCGCTGCATCTGCTCCGCCGCCGGTCGCTTCGTTTGATCCATCTCGAGCAGCTGCTCGACGGCCGCGACCGCTTCCGGCGACAGGGACTCCTCGTCCGACGGCCACTCGATCAGCCGGCCGAGAATGTTTTCGAACACCTTCTGCGGTGTCTCGTCATTGAACGGTGGCACGCCGGTAAGGAACTCGTACAGGCAGACGCCGAGCGCCCACCAGTCGACGGCGGGTCCGTGgccctgctgcagcagcagctccggcGCCAGATAGTCCGGCGTGCCGAGGATCCGCTCGTCCGACCCGAGCGGTGCCCGGCGTACCGATTTCGGCGTACGGAACGGTGTCTTCACCGCCTTCGGTGTGTTCTCGATCGCCGGGCCGATCGCATCGCCGCCCGCAGTACTGTCACAGCCCGCCGTCGCACCGGTCGTGCAGATCGGGGACATTACCGACTCGTCGGGCATTTTGATGAAGTGCGGCGGAAGTGGCTCGCCGTACGCTTTCGCTTTGCGCGACTGCTCGATCGAGGAGGGCAGCTGGAAGCGTGTGCTTTTTAGCTTGCCCAGCTGGCCCCCTTCGCGGCGTAGCTTTTGCGAGGAGACGGGCGTGGAGAACATCACGTTCGCGATCGCGTCGCCGCCCGTTTGCATTTCATCGTCCGACAGCGACCGTACCTTCAGCACGCCCTTGATCGGGGAGGCGGCGCTTTTGCGCTTTTTGGGCGTGCTTCGATGCATCTCGCTGCAGATGTCGAGCACGTCGATCTCCTGCGTCAGTCCCGTACTGGTGCCGTCGACGTCTGAAGCGAGCGAATCTACCCGGTTCCCCAAGTGGCGCCCACGTTTGATTCCTCTGTAAgtggatgttttgtttttcatatgAGCCCATGACAGAAACAGATGAAAGCAGCGCTACGTACCTGACAAATTCTGGCCTTTTAAATCCACGCATTCCATTCCGAACGGGCGAGTGCGATATTTCGGTGATATTACTCATGCTGTAACTGTAAGCCAAAGGACAGCGTGAGTAAAGTATATAATTACCATGCATATTACACATACCTCCTTGAAAAATCAGAACTGAAGTCCTTATTGCTGTTGTTTGAGTGGTTCTCCACCTTCTCGATCGCCGACAGTTCACAGGGAATGTTGGAAATATCGCTCTTTCTGCTTGAAACGCCCGAATCTTCGCCCGTGTAATTTCGGTGCAGCTTTTTCGACACCTGTAACGAAATTGAAGTGTGGAAGCGTTACGTGCATATGTGCAATGTACAATCATCCCCACCGCGCCTTACCATCAAACACTCGAACGGATCCTTCATTCGCGCCTTCTCTTCGCCACTGTTTGTGCTGTCAAtgttctccttctcctccgcCGGTTCATCTGCCGGTTCTAACCTTAAGCGAACCTGCTTCACCGACTCACAGCTGCCGCCGGAGCTCGTCTTGCCATCCTCATCCGAATTGCACGTGTAGTAGCACGAGGACGAGTCGAACTTTTCCTCCACTATCGTCAGCTCCGAACGCAGCACCTTTATCTCCTCGTCCACGCTCACGTTTTGCTCGGCGGAAAAGAACGGACTCACGCCCGACATTTTGCTATCGTTCTGTCGACGCGAATTGCCGAACGAACTGTCCGACTCGTGGTCCGACGTTTCCTCCCGTATGGGTCGATTCGCGGTGGCACCGCCGGCAGCCGCCGCATCTGCCACTATGCGCTTATCGTGCGAGCCAAACGACAGATGGGACGTTAGCGACAGCAGCTGGCCGGGCGTTCGTGCGTTCAGATTCGGCGAACAGTTAATAAGGTCCGATATTTCCAGATCACGGCGCATCTCGATGCGACTCAGGCCGAAATCGGTAAGCTTGACGTGCCCCGACGCGGCCACCAGCATGTTGTCCGGCTTGATATCGCGATGAACGATGCCGTGCCCGTGCAGGTACTGCAGggcgagacagatttcggccGCATAGAACCGTGCCGTATGCTCGTCGAAGAAGCCGTACATAGCGAGCAGCGATTTCAGATCGCCCCCCACCATGTATTCCATCACGAGGTACACGGAGGACAGCGTTTGCAGCGAGTAGTACAGCGTCACGCAGAACGGGCTACGGGACAGGGCCAACGCATTTCGCTCCGTTATCACCTGCGAGACCATGTTTTTGTTGATCATCTCCGTCTTTTGCATCACCTTGATGGCGTACAGTTTGTTTTGGTCGCTGTTTTTATAACCTAGAAACACTTTGCCGAATGCGCCACGGCTGATCGGTTTCAGGATGCTAAAGTCCTTGATGGTGGGCAGCTGCAAACGGGAAAGGGTAAAGCGGGTAACGTTAAAGGGACGTGCCGTGGATGAACGTGTCCGTGTGCTTTACATTACCTTCGGGCTTGCTGTGCCATTCTGGGCGGTAAAGTTTTCTAGCGTGCGAAAGATAGAATCGTCCTCGGTCGAGCTTGTGTTGGCGCTGGCACATTCTGCAAGCGCCAACGTTACCTTCTTCTTGGGCGTTGTGTGATGCTCGCTCATCATGGACTGTTCCTTGCAGCCACCTGCCGTTACCGATTGGGCCATCGCTGGCAAGGagtttttagtttagtttttcCTTAACACACGCGCAAACCGTTCGCATTACGCATTAAAATATGCGAAACTCGTGTTTTCTTTCAATTGCACTGCGCCACAACGttagttcgtttttttttttgcttttttctcacAAGTTGTAGATTTAAATGGCCATACGTCAAACCGCAAGCGTGCGGTGGGttcagagtgaccagaaataccgatttatctgtattcctaccgattttttatatgcctaccgattcacagatgaccgctctaaaaccaccgacaaaccgacgtgacactggcgttagggcggtggcaacgctcatcggatgcgattttatcggacgagatttatatagGATTTGagagataacgtcggacgtgcgatttcgtcgtccgacgttgtctgtcaaatcccatataaaaatttgacaggccgtccgataaaatcgcatgcgaaaaagcgttgccaccgccctaaaCGGTCGCGTGGAGCCccgagaaaaagaacttgccaCCACTGAGAAGAAAATGTGCATCTTAGTCCTTCTTTGGCTTTGAATTCCTAGTACAATGTTCCTAGACAAAGGATGTATATTCTCGTGAGAGGgaacttttattttacgcattagcactccccccccccccctgagtTTCGAattttaacctaccgaaaactacagATAAAATATTGTTGCTCCTACCGAAAtccgccaaaataatctggccacactggcgGTGGGTTGGCTCAACCGGTGGGTTGGTTCAACCGGTTCGATTTGACAGCACTGTCAAACCGGGCAACGACAGCTGTGATCGACATTGGTTGTTATGTCGACTTTCGTTATTTTGAACGAGCAGTTAGATACAGTATGAATGTAATTGTTGAATGCGTTTTAGTTGGCATAATTTTCTGTTGAACGCTCGATAATTGGGGTAATAgctcaattaaaaagcatgcgtttgtatgcaAACTcggttttgaaaaatttacaaaaatcgCATGGCTCGTTGAgaaaagtttctttttttttgtattgaaaacgtgccaacttaaaaacacatattcaatagttggcatgcaatcgaagttcaaccagtgagtaCAGACTGTACATTGTGgatatttataatttaaaaattataagaaaaaaatacctTTTTCACAACTATCAAAAAGATAATTTCTTCGCCAATTACATGTTTCTGACTTACctattcgtttttgttttcgcccAAAATCATTTAGAGTAAAAAATGCACTTCTATGCGCCAAGCAGAGCTAAAAAGCGTACGTAGatcaaataaatttattcACATAACAATCCACTTTACATTACATCGAGTCGTTCCATAAACCATGCGTGTAAACTGCGTATAACCGCGTAGAATTGAGTTGCATTTGTTGTGGTGCGCAAGCAACGGctaattttgattaatttctCATTTACACTTTGCTCATTAGTATGTAAGTCCTCTCTATTCTCAGTTACCAGCTATGTATACACAGTTACGCTTACTTTAGTCAATCATTATCAGTATTtacttttgcttgttttttttagcatGAGTAGATAGCATCTAAGCACATCtttagtgtttgtgtttttgtattggTTTTGGGAAAAATAAAGTAAGTCGACTACTTTAACActtgttttggtttcattttctctTACTATCGCTACTTTAAAAATACACTTAGTTTCTGTATACATCAATGTGAACCCTTTGCTTGAGATGGAATAGTATACTCAAAATCGATTAAACTTTTAGAACATTATGTACAACTACCGAATAAAACCCTATAGTTTGATATGAAGGGGACTAATACATCCACTGCCACTCTAGTAAGATTGAATTGCCTTGtcgttttatatttaaaattttgaagtttttttataatcaaccggaaatatgaatatgaaaaatggcaaaaactcTGAACAGTTAAGCGCAAAAGTTACATTTTCGTTGTCCACTAATTGTATGTTGTTCTTGTTTGCTTGCATCGAATGGTATAATAAGATTACTTTAAAAGTATCTGTGCATTCTAGTTTGATACGGTCGTGCATTTCGCTGTGCAGAAATTTAGAAAATATATTCATACTAATCTTTACTGGAATTGGTTCTGATTGCCGTATCTCTATCTCCTTAACGCATTACACTAACAAGGCGAATTTGGTGCTGGGACAAGAAATTCGGATTTATCGTGAACGTGCTGAGCTAATTCTTCGCCCACATCTACCCAAATGCTTTGCAGAAAGCTGTTTTGCCTGGTGCTGTTTGGCAAGGTGCATTGTGCAACGGGTTTTGTGACTTCTCAGGTCGCCGGATGTCCGGACGGCCTATACCGAATACCAGCGAGCGATGGGAAGGTTAGCGATAAAtcttcccagcagcagcaacatcagtgGAATCACTGCTCCTGTTGTGACGATCACTACCGTACCGCCGCTGCAGTGGCGTTCGTGTTTGTTTTCGAAAAATTCGGCCTCCTCATCGCACAGGCACACCTTGTAGGTACTGTTGCCGTTGCTGCTCAGCATGCTGCTGGTGAGGAACGTTTTGCTTGTCACCAGCGTAGTGGTCGGTTTGGTAGAGTTCTCGATGGCACACATCATACCGTAGTCGCATTGGGCCGAGTCTCCACACAGATGGCGCAGACCTGAAGATTTAAATGAGAAGCGGGGAAATGTTAGAGGTATggcaattaatttaaattgagAAAGAAACGATCGTTGCTTGAATAAATCTACTGTGGAGTGAATATTCGATGACTTCACTTAATTTACTTAGTTCATGGTGTCAAACTTTTCAACACAATTTTATGTTCCTCCTGTGATGTAAAGGTATCAACAataatgtgcaaaaaaaagatgtaCCTCTTGCTTCGAGTCACGTAACTCTACTTTATGTTCCACTACACGCAGCCGTACCTGCTAAGGTCATGCAACATGCAACATCTTGTGCTCGCATAGCCCTTATATGCAATCTTTAGGGGAGGGTCCACCATAACTCATGTAACTAGAGGTTACGCGGACAGTGAAATGTGAACCAACCCATATCTGCCGCAAATCTAACTACAACCTTCCATCCTTTTGCGAAGCGGCTAGCCCGCAGACCGTGCATGATACGAACTGACTGGCAGCACAGCATTTCCACGACCTCAAGTACGGAAGCTTTCGACAAATTTATTGCTGAAACGCAAGTCACCGTCACTGAGGGCACTGCCACCTTTTGCCACCGCTGGCAGGATTTGCTTACTTTCATTTAGCGTTCAGCCTATCAGTTCAGCACTAGCAGCCCCATTCCACCATGCTATATCAAATCCTGTTGCATGTTGGTTATCCCAGGAAGGCTTCTACATGTGGATACCCGAAAATTGGGACCAATTTCCGGACTTGCTACACTTACCTTTGTACTTTGCGGAGCATAATCCATTTACCGGTGCCTTGAAGTCACCGCACAGACAGCGCATACGATCATCGATCGGATCGAGAACGCAGCTCGTGTTTTGTATCGTACTGCAGTCTGCGTGATTGGTACAGCTTTTGGCTACCACTGTAAAGAAAGTACGAGAACGAGAGAAACAAAGAGAAAGGACAAAATTATTACTTTGGGGTTTAAAAATCGTACACAACGAGCGGTGTGCTCCACAATGATCATTAGctgaaagaaaggaaaacccAAATGTCTTGAACTCGGTCTTACGAACGCAGGGGGAGGGAGTGGGAGACTATCATGCCGGAAGTAACGATGTGTTGCTAAGCTCACCCACCAAGCTCTAGTGGTCATGGCCGAATCGAACAAGTGCACCACTGTTACGTGCCTAGGTTCAATTACAATTCTGGctgaaaatttaaacaaaaaaagtaaagcaacATAGGCACGGTCTTAAGGGTGGTGTAGGCAAAGTAGAGGGGGGATTAATTTTTCTACCTCGAAAAGTGCACTTTTTTGCGCTCACTTCACAATGCTTGCATCCACTGAACTCGCCTTTGTGCATGATTTTGAAGCAATTTCCAGACGGAGGTTTCCTTtcttcaatttaatttttccacTTTCGTCGGCGCCTTGCCAGTACGTCGTGTTTGATGACAAGCGAAGATAAAGCAGCTACTTGaaagttgttttctttttcttcttctttagctTGTTCTAGTACAGCCATTGCTGGTGCTGCCGCCACTGTGCTCAATCCCTATAATTCCACGAGCTGTACTAGTCTGATAGGAGCTTAAATTATCCTCCATTATGTGCAACAAGGTGGTTCATGATCATGAGTTTCGTGCACAAATGAAGGTAAGCATGAAGCTACCTTTGTATTTGTggcattcctttttttaatcaaaattacaGTGCAAGGTGTAGGATAAGTTTAAAGGTCAAGAGATCTATTTGGTATCGATCGTTTGAAGATAATAATGTAGGGTGCTGTGGACCTTCATGTAGCCAACAGTTGGATATGGATGATTGAAAACTGACATTTTTTCCTTCGGCAGAACAAGTTGTACTAAAAACATGTTTAGATACAAAGTCAGCCAGATGAACGTAACTTCCGTGATATTGACAACTCTACTGATGTTACAAATTCTCCGATTCTGCTCAACTACAACGGCATGGGATTGATTTAACATTTCAAATGAATAGATTTCATTCATCACTGTCCAGATTGCGTCCAGAAATAGCTCGCTTGCTCATTGATACGTCTGACCATACGTTACATAAATGAAATTGATTCATTCGTTTAGAACtcaagttttgtgtgtggtttttctgATGATTTATCTGATGAAACGGCCCTTTCACACATCAAAGAATTATACAATATCAAACATCCATCAACGAATGAATGATTTCATCGAAAGTGATTACTCTTCTCGTCCATACAGTAAATGCCAACCATACATACTCAACCCTTCGTCATACGATGACCGCAAAGCGGATTGTATTTCTTCATTACCACCATTTCTCCCTATTTCcgtttgcattaaaatcaGCGATTCGTGTTCACTAAACGGTAGTAAAGCAAGCAATCGACTCGCTTGTACCACCTGTAAGCAATCGTGTGCCACACCTAAACATGATCAACCATGTCGATAGTTTCAATTAGTTGGAGGGAGGGTGCCACTAAACTCGCTCTATCAAGATTTCGATAATCGTGCAATTAATTCGAACATTGCCACTCCGCTAATCCGAATCGTGCCACTCTGCCACCTTCTATAACGTCTCGAATCCATGTAGCTTGCCTTCCAACCCATGGTTCGATTGTCGACATGCGGGGGCGGGGCCATAAATTTCCACCTTTTACATAATCTCGCCATGGTACCGTggttgacacacacacagtgcctTGGATTTTCGAAAGCGACGAACAAAACTTCCGCCAGCCAATCTGCCAATCTGTTGATTGGACCCTTTCCCGTAGAACAAAAGAGCACCTTAGGCACACAAAAGGCACTCGACGGCCCATTCCACGCCAAACGAGTCGTTAATTTGTATTCAATTATTCGGTATTTATACCGTCCCGGGCCGGTATTCTCACTCTTCATGctaattgcatacattcaggcgctgACATGGATGCTTTGTACTAATAATCGAATAGTATTATCCTGCCCTTGTTTACGCAATATATGCATATTCTGCAACTATCTTTCACGTTATCctagttttatttatttttacttagttttttttgtcagcCGCAGACATTCGTATTTTTGCGGGTCGGGTTGATTTTATCTGATCACGGAATTAACTACACCCCAAACGCAACACCAAAATGTGTTTACCAAACGCGCCAGTCGGTATGGTAATCGTGCGCCACCTCCTTCGCCGAGGACGACCGCAACCATTAGCATGCTTTCAGCAAAGTGAAGGAATGTGCTGAAACGAATTCTTTCCATTGTTACGAGTTCATCCTTTTGGGGCTCCGGCTCTAAAGGGTTCTACGCACGCACGAGCACGAGAGTCGTTGAATTCGCGCACACCTGCACCCCATAACACGGGACGGGCGAATGCGTTGAATTTCGGCACGATAAAGCAAGCGGGATCTTTACAATAAGTTACTCGCGTGCGATCATTTCGGCGCGGTGGGGGGAACATTCCAAGCCTGAATGCTTGAACAAATCCGTAACGCGTAATCGCAGACCTTTCCAGtatggtagtttttttttttgttatttgcttCCTggcttttgctttgttttgcgtgTACTACAGGTCATTACAGAGCTTTTACGCTGCCCGAAGAGGAAATGGAAAAGTTCCATTTTTTGATAGTTAACGCTCGGCGGACGGTTGAGCAAAAACCGGAGCACATGTTGAATGGGTGAATATGGTGTGTGTAGCGTTCGCTGTCATAATTTTGCCGCGCAAGCATCGAGATTGAGCAGTTACTCGTtactttcgttttgtttgaagctaaattttacaaaacacGCACGGCtggcaaatttaattaatttgcaGACGCAAAAAGCATTAGGATAACCGATGGAACGATGATTTTTGGGTGATTAATACATCCAATTATAGGATACCGTGCAATGCGATGCCGGCATGCGAATTGTGAAGTGTTGATTAAGCAGAAGCTTAATTAACTGTCAGAACGAAGGGGGGacttattaattattttggcTTATTATTGCGGTCGACCCTTATTTAAAGTTCATAGCTTGTTCGATAACCTACAACCGTAGCTTATACATTGTTCTAAGCTCAAGCGTAAAGCGTTGAATCTTATTTGACAATTGATATAATTGACCTTTTTTACACTGCTATCAAGAAAATAGATATTTTCCCATTTCGAACTCCACAAGTTTGGTATTTCGTTAGCACAAAGAGTCCCTAACAGCATAGAGAATATGTATTTCTTTACTTTCTTAGTAATGTACCTTATATCGGTCTCGTTGAACAGTCGTCAaatcgtacgacttaacagcatgtccgtcatggggtcaagccccgaatggaccgtgccccctgCTAACTGACTTTCAAGAATCCAACAGTATACAATTGTTTAATATAATtcttcaaaaagaaaaaaacatatttaaatatcTCACAAGGATACGATTAGGCAATCAACAGAAGCTGCCGAGAAATGAAACCACACCTAACCAGAAAGTGCATCTTGAATAGGTTATTCCATACAACTTCAATTTTTTTCTGATAGAGCATTCTTCTGAACCAACTTCCTGCCAAAGCGTTATTGGAAAGGTCTAGTAAAACTCTATACAGGTGGCTTGTATGCAATTAGTTAGCTATATTGGCCGTTATTTCCCTTTTCCTGTGTACATGTTTCTATAAATCCTGAGTCTATCGTTCTAGCTTCACTATTGATTTACCTCAATAGAGTGTCGTTACTTCCGAAGGTAGAGGTTTGGTTTGAAAATGATGTCTTTGATTCTTCTTTATCATAAACTCACCAGACAATTTTGCATGAACTGCCTAATGTCGGTGAATTGCCAATTAAAACCCATTAATACATTATAAACATAGGGAGGATGTTTAAATACCCCTCCAGAAGCATTGCGCTCCACACCTCGTTTTCTTGTTTCGCAGATTACTCCTGGGGGTTTTCATCATTAATCAACTTTCGCAACATAGTAGTTGAATAATGATTGGTTTGAAAACGCTAACCGAACCCACCTAACCCCTCCACAATCGATCGCTCCTtacccggtggtggtgttggggCTGCCTGTTGATTCGTGTTCGACTTCCCGAACGTCGTCAGGGCCGACGAGCTGACGCCGAACAGCACTATCAGCACGGCAAACAGTGCACTTATGCTTCCGCAATGTGTCATTTGCTTAAGTGGACCCATGTTTGGTTCCTTTCTAGCCTCCTTGCCTTACACCAcacaagtacacacacacacacacacccacagacCCTGTTATGTCGGACGGATGGAGAAGGTCCCAGAGTGATGCACTATCTGCAACGAACGAGCACGCGTCACAGGCGACAAACGTATCCACACCAGCACTGCAACGCTCCCACCGTGCTAATGAGCCGCTTACGCTTTCCGGTTACAAACAGGGCCACAAATTTCCTTAATGCGCGAA comes from the Anopheles coluzzii chromosome 2, AcolN3, whole genome shotgun sequence genome and includes:
- the LOC120949924 gene encoding serine/threonine-protein kinase greatwall-like isoform X1 — translated: MAQSVTAGGCKEQSMMSEHHTTPKKKVTLALAECASANTSSTEDDSIFRTLENFTAQNGTASPKLPTIKDFSILKPISRGAFGKVFLGYKNSDQNKLYAIKVMQKTEMINKNMVSQVITERNALALSRSPFCVTLYYSLQTLSSVYLVMEYMVGGDLKSLLAMYGFFDEHTARFYAAEICLALQYLHGHGIVHRDIKPDNMLVAASGHVKLTDFGLSRIEMRRDLEISDLINCSPNLNARTPGQLLSLTSHLSFGSHDKRIVADAAAAGGATANRPIREETSDHESDSSFGNSRRQNDSKMSGVSPFFSAEQNVSVDEEIKVLRSELTIVEEKFDSSSCYYTCNSDEDGKTSSGGSCESVKQVRLRLEPADEPAEEKENIDSTNSGEEKARMKDPFECLMVSKKLHRNYTGEDSGVSSRKSDISNIPCELSAIEKVENHSNNSNKDFSSDFSRSYSMSNITEISHSPVRNGMRGFKRPEFVRGIKRGRHLGNRVDSLASDVDGTSTGLTQEIDVLDICSEMHRSTPKKRKSAASPIKGVLKVRSLSDDEMQTGGDAIANVMFSTPVSSQKLRREGGQLGKLKSTRFQLPSSIEQSRKAKAYGEPLPPHFIKMPDESVMSPICTTGATAGCDSTAGGDAIGPAIENTPKAVKTPFRTPKSVRRAPLGSDERILGTPDYLAPELLLQQGHGPAVDWWALGVCLYEFLTGVPPFNDETPQKVFENILGRLIEWPSDEESLSPEAVAAVEQLLEMDQTKRPAAEQMQRMPFFACIDWKNMSQLEPPFIPNPDDPQDTGYFEARNIMQHLKVSNFNMDAF
- the LOC120952061 gene encoding uncharacterized protein LOC120952061, giving the protein MGPLKQMTHCGSISALFAVLIVLFGVSSSALTTFGKSNTNQQAAPTPPPVVAKSCTNHADCSTIQNTSCVLDPIDDRMRCLCGDFKAPVNGLCSAKYKGLRHLCGDSAQCDYGMMCAIENSTKPTTTLVTSKTFLTSSMLSSNGNSTYKVCLCDEEAEFFENKHERHCSGGTVVIVTTGAVIPLMLLLLGRFIANLPIARWYSV